CAGAAGGTTTTACGAAATGAAAATGTGATTTGTCAATCCCCTAAATCCTGTTTTCAAGAGGCCTTTCGATTGGAGATGGTTGTAGATCACCCAGATTGGATTCGTATGCTGGAAGACCGTAATCTTGCTGTACATTCTTATGATGAAAAGTTGGCAAGATCTATCTATAAACGATTATCCGACTATGTGCCGCTGTTTGATTCCTTATTCACGGCGTTGAAGAACCGTTCACGCTTGGTGAAATGAACTATGCCCGAACATCCATCCACTAGATCCCCTGAAACTCACGCAACTCCTCCAATCGATGAGGTCTCTTCAGAGACTCGTCCCCGTTTTGACCTCTCAACCATCATGGGACTAAAGGTAGAGAGTATTGAAGTTCCAGAGCAGAGTGATGAGATGGCACAGGCTTACTTGCGCCAGCTTACTAAAGAGAAAATGAATGAGGCAGGCAAAGCAGAACTGGCATGGGCTTTTCGAAGACAACTGCAAGAAGATCTGAAAGTGGTAGAAGTACCAGTACCAGAAGTACCAGTACCAGAAGTACCAGAAGTGAGAGCAGGAGACAGAATCAATGAACTGCGTCGCGAACTACTCACTAAAGATCCTTCCCATTCTTTTTCTCTTGCCATCTACAGAAAGCTCGTGTCTGACCCAAAGACATTTGCGACTCTCCAAACAGAGCTTCTCCGTCACGAACAAGAAAGAAACGAGATCAATGGCACCTATGAAGAGTTTAAGAATCTTGAATCAGAGCTCTCCTCCACCCAAGACAACCTCATCGCTCTTCTCTCTGAGATGTTCAAGAGAGCTGGTCA
This genomic window from Candidatus Eisenbacteria bacterium contains:
- a CDS encoding HI0074 family nucleotidyltransferase substrate-binding subunit, with the protein product QKVLRNENVICQSPKSCFQEAFRLEMVVDHPDWIRMLEDRNLAVHSYDEKLARSIYKRLSDYVPLFDSLFTALKNRSRLVK